A genomic segment from bacterium encodes:
- a CDS encoding YbjN domain-containing protein gives MSSDIITPENLSKELLKSIFEAAFMETSIDAEGDLQVRDGIGCYVFAREDRIRLMTLFRTKDGANRQELLEFANRVNDQYIIVRVTVAGKGATISFDYDIPVKGGITKQAVVLATKRFLSIPINAIQEHGLNLIR, from the coding sequence ATGTCTAGCGACATCATTACCCCCGAGAATCTGTCAAAAGAGCTCTTGAAATCGATCTTCGAGGCAGCTTTCATGGAAACCTCGATCGATGCGGAGGGAGATCTTCAAGTACGAGATGGCATCGGGTGCTATGTTTTTGCCCGTGAGGACCGTATCAGGCTGATGACCCTTTTTCGGACAAAGGATGGTGCGAATCGCCAGGAACTACTGGAATTCGCCAATCGTGTCAATGATCAATACATTATCGTTCGAGTGACTGTTGCCGGGAAGGGAGCAACAATCAGCTTCGACTACGACATCCCGGTTAAAGGCGGAATTACCAAGCAGGCCGTTGTCCTTGCTACAAAACGCTTTTTGTCAATTCCGATCAACGCTATTCAGGAGCATGGGCTCAACCTGATTCGATAG
- the yidD gene encoding membrane protein insertion efficiency factor YidD gives MRSLIIHAIQYYRRVIPPERRRRCLFRESCSQHVERIAREQGGLAALKAFLARARRCRPGYGFEWEADTGTWFLVCADGSKIPPAHAATHLAAEYQVVRAHLVANEHHH, from the coding sequence ATGCGAAGCCTAATCATTCATGCGATTCAGTATTACCGCCGCGTGATTCCTCCCGAACGGCGCCGGCGCTGCCTGTTTCGGGAATCGTGCTCGCAGCACGTCGAACGCATCGCGCGCGAGCAGGGCGGCCTTGCCGCGCTCAAGGCCTTTCTCGCCCGCGCGCGGCGCTGCCGGCCGGGCTATGGCTTCGAATGGGAGGCAGATACCGGTACATGGTTCTTGGTGTGCGCCGACGGCTCAAAAATTCCACCAGCTCATGCGGCGACGCACCTGGCAGCGGAATATCAGGTCGTGCGCGCGCATCTGGTTGCCAACGAACATCATCACTGA
- a CDS encoding sigma-54 dependent transcriptional regulator: protein MHASSETHTLLIIDDQPQFAEDFRLLMGDEFQVVDAASGEEGLRRFQELAVDLVLVDLKLGRGIDGIETLRRLKRLDPDVAVIIVTEHASWETAHQAGQFGALDYCSKAPNLKELRAHLKQHLQNLAWRRAYRDELRRQYAPLIGESPAMRKLEEEINLIAPTDRLVLITGESGTGKELVAREIHRKSLRAERPLLVVNCSNLPATLFESEFFGHERGAFTSADRPQRGLFEEANHATLFLDEVGDLPLESQPKILRALEHGTFSRLGRRQEQRADVRIIAATNHDLQKDVAADRLRHDFFYRLQRLHLEVAPLRQRRTDIPLLVRYYLDYFSQVLHRTVPEIPAEVMQAWVEYDWPGNVRELTSEIESVVLYSREGRIDRSRLRSLSPASSRPPDLFLPLFELPYEQAKERLLEQFQYTYFREKLARHQGNYSRAAEEAGVNRATVYRILGAPGEA from the coding sequence ATGCACGCTTCTTCCGAAACACACACCCTTCTCATCATCGACGACCAGCCGCAATTCGCCGAGGATTTCCGCCTGCTCATGGGCGACGAGTTTCAAGTGGTGGACGCCGCCAGCGGCGAAGAAGGTCTGCGCCGGTTTCAAGAGCTCGCGGTCGATCTAGTGCTGGTGGATCTCAAGCTCGGCCGCGGCATTGATGGCATCGAAACCCTGCGCCGCCTCAAGCGCCTCGATCCCGACGTGGCCGTGATTATCGTCACCGAGCACGCTTCCTGGGAAACCGCGCATCAAGCCGGCCAATTCGGCGCGCTGGATTATTGCAGCAAGGCGCCCAATCTCAAAGAGCTGCGCGCACATCTCAAGCAGCATCTGCAGAACCTGGCCTGGCGCCGGGCGTATCGCGACGAGTTGCGCCGGCAATATGCCCCGCTCATCGGCGAAAGTCCGGCCATGCGCAAGCTCGAGGAGGAAATCAATCTCATCGCGCCCACCGACCGTCTGGTGTTGATCACCGGCGAATCCGGCACCGGCAAAGAGCTGGTGGCGCGCGAGATTCACCGTAAGAGCCTGCGCGCGGAGCGTCCGCTGCTGGTGGTCAATTGCAGCAACCTGCCCGCAACGCTGTTCGAGAGCGAGTTTTTCGGACATGAACGCGGGGCCTTCACCAGTGCCGACCGGCCGCAGCGCGGACTGTTCGAAGAGGCGAACCACGCCACGCTGTTTCTGGACGAGGTTGGCGACCTGCCGCTGGAATCCCAGCCCAAAATCCTGCGGGCACTCGAGCACGGAACTTTCAGCCGCCTCGGGCGCCGGCAAGAGCAGCGCGCCGATGTGCGTATCATCGCGGCCACCAATCACGATTTGCAGAAAGATGTGGCCGCAGACCGGCTGCGGCATGATTTTTTCTATCGTCTGCAGCGCCTGCATCTGGAAGTGGCGCCATTGCGCCAGCGCCGGACGGACATTCCACTGCTGGTCCGGTACTATCTCGACTATTTCAGCCAGGTGCTGCACCGCACCGTCCCGGAGATTCCCGCGGAAGTTATGCAGGCTTGGGTGGAATACGATTGGCCCGGAAACGTCCGCGAATTGACCAGTGAAATCGAAAGTGTGGTCTTGTACAGCCGGGAGGGCCGGATCGACCGTTCCCGGCTGCGCAGCCTTTCCCCGGCTTCGAGCCGGCCGCCGGATCTGTTCCTGCCACTCTTCGAGCTGCCCTACGAGCAGGCGAAAGAGCGGCTGTTGGAGCAATTTCAATACACCTACTTTCGCGAGAAGCTGGCGCGGCACCAGGGCAACTACTCCCGTGCCGCGGAAGAAGCCGGCGTCAACCGGGCCACCGTCTATCGCATTCTGGGCGCACCAGGCGAGGCGTGA
- a CDS encoding RecQ family ATP-dependent DNA helicase has protein sequence MNDHQQLLQQAEQLLHAVFAHQQFRPGQAEILSAVLQGDPVLAIMPTGGGKSLCYQLPALLFEGITLVVSPLIALMKDQVDQLQRRRYPASFINSTLPVEEIRQRLRAVRAGEIKLLYVAPERFHSGYFIEHMQGLEVSLFAVDEAHCISQWGHDFRPSYLQLRRAIDTLAAQRILALTATATERVRGDIITQLKLEKPRVFVAGFDRPNLRLAVQQTSDKTGPICEYLRRAQGMGIVYAGTRKGVAGLTAVLQQEKIKAVGYHAGMDLPARKRAQEMFVQEKVRCIVATNAFGMGIDKRNVRFVLHADMPGALEAYYQEAGRAGRDGQPADCIIFYSPQDLYLQQFFIDCDNPEPQVVEDVYDVLCEVDLAAGEIIQLQSDEIVRMLDLKLPGSVVNAALLFLAEIQYLTLVTPSPDVVYLKKLSRKAPPPAGELWPFLVDLCEGQRGWQRLDLREAANALRQNPAQLKLQLQALAEPGLLQLAGPFLRRGILLSDRKKALRFDARILIERRAEALAKLRQMQRYCERATCRRHFILDYFGENHAARQCNNCDNCAVIWLSSRAATVLAQKILSCVVRMKERFGATAVAEVLKGEDTERSRNFAHLSTFGLLRDQPLKQIITDIHRLVAAGYLQRDTGEYPVLQVTASGWEVLRGQREAALPEPTKPVATALRRFKVKGRSPARTLQLVQQGLTVAEIAAERDLKESTVWVHLRELALAGEIKRLDKIIPAREFAEIERFLRKHREFDSALIHRSLPQHHPGKVYLVAAVLRVHEKGAAL, from the coding sequence ATGAACGATCACCAGCAACTCCTCCAGCAAGCCGAACAGCTTTTGCACGCGGTCTTTGCGCACCAGCAATTCCGGCCGGGCCAGGCAGAAATTCTGTCGGCGGTTTTGCAGGGCGATCCCGTGCTCGCCATCATGCCCACCGGCGGCGGCAAATCGCTGTGCTATCAACTGCCGGCGCTGTTGTTCGAGGGCATCACGCTGGTGGTCTCGCCGCTGATCGCGCTGATGAAAGACCAGGTCGATCAGTTGCAGCGCCGCCGCTACCCTGCCAGTTTCATCAACTCGACGCTGCCCGTGGAGGAGATCCGCCAGCGGCTGCGCGCCGTGCGTGCCGGCGAGATCAAGCTGCTGTACGTCGCGCCGGAGCGCTTCCACTCCGGCTACTTCATCGAGCACATGCAAGGCTTGGAAGTCTCCCTGTTTGCCGTCGATGAAGCGCATTGCATCTCGCAATGGGGACACGATTTCCGGCCTTCTTATTTGCAGTTGCGCCGCGCCATCGACACGCTGGCGGCGCAGCGCATTCTCGCGCTCACCGCCACGGCCACCGAGCGTGTGCGCGGCGACATCATCACCCAGCTCAAGCTGGAGAAACCCAGGGTCTTCGTTGCCGGCTTCGATCGGCCCAATCTGCGCCTGGCGGTGCAGCAGACCAGCGACAAGACCGGCCCGATTTGCGAGTATCTCCGCCGCGCGCAAGGCATGGGCATCGTTTACGCCGGTACGCGCAAGGGGGTCGCAGGCCTGACCGCCGTCCTGCAGCAGGAAAAGATCAAGGCGGTGGGCTATCACGCCGGCATGGACCTCCCGGCGCGCAAACGCGCGCAGGAGATGTTCGTGCAGGAGAAAGTCCGCTGCATCGTCGCCACCAATGCTTTTGGCATGGGCATCGACAAGCGCAACGTGCGCTTCGTGCTGCATGCGGACATGCCGGGCGCGCTGGAAGCCTACTATCAGGAGGCCGGGCGCGCCGGCCGTGACGGCCAACCGGCGGATTGTATCATCTTCTATTCGCCGCAAGATCTGTATCTGCAGCAATTCTTCATCGACTGCGACAACCCCGAGCCACAAGTGGTAGAAGACGTCTATGACGTGCTCTGTGAAGTTGACCTCGCAGCCGGCGAAATCATTCAGTTGCAGAGCGACGAAATCGTGCGCATGCTCGACCTCAAATTGCCCGGCTCGGTGGTGAATGCGGCGCTGCTGTTTCTCGCTGAGATCCAATACCTCACGCTGGTCACGCCCTCGCCGGACGTGGTTTACCTGAAAAAGCTGTCCCGCAAGGCCCCGCCGCCGGCCGGCGAGTTGTGGCCCTTTCTCGTGGATCTGTGCGAAGGCCAGCGCGGCTGGCAAAGGCTCGATCTGCGCGAGGCCGCGAATGCACTGCGCCAAAACCCCGCGCAGCTCAAGCTGCAACTGCAGGCGCTGGCCGAACCAGGCCTGCTGCAGTTGGCTGGACCGTTTCTGCGGCGCGGCATTCTGCTGAGCGACAGAAAAAAGGCGCTGCGCTTCGACGCCCGCATTCTCATCGAGCGCCGCGCCGAGGCATTGGCCAAGCTGCGCCAGATGCAACGCTATTGTGAACGCGCCACCTGCCGGCGCCACTTCATCCTCGACTACTTCGGAGAGAATCACGCCGCGCGCCAGTGCAACAACTGCGACAATTGCGCAGTCATCTGGTTGTCTTCCCGCGCCGCCACGGTGCTGGCGCAGAAGATTCTGAGCTGCGTGGTGCGCATGAAAGAACGCTTCGGCGCCACGGCGGTCGCGGAGGTGCTCAAAGGCGAGGATACGGAACGCAGCCGCAACTTCGCACACTTGTCGACCTTCGGCCTGCTGCGTGACCAGCCCTTGAAACAGATCATCACGGACATTCACCGGTTGGTGGCCGCTGGCTATCTCCAACGCGACACCGGTGAGTATCCGGTCTTGCAGGTGACGGCCAGCGGTTGGGAGGTGTTGCGCGGCCAGCGCGAAGCCGCACTGCCCGAGCCAACAAAACCCGTGGCCACGGCCCTCCGCAGGTTCAAAGTGAAGGGCAGAAGTCCGGCGCGAACCCTGCAGCTTGTGCAGCAAGGATTGACCGTAGCAGAGATCGCGGCAGAGCGCGATTTGAAGGAAAGCACGGTCTGGGTGCATCTTCGGGAATTGGCGCTGGCCGGAGAAATCAAGCGGCTGGACAAGATCATTCCGGCACGCGAATTCGCTGAAATCGAGAGGTTTCTGCGCAAGCACAGAGAATTCGATAGCGCGCTTATTCACCGGAGTCTGCCGCAACACCATCCCGGGAAAGTCTATCTCGTGGCTGCGGTGCTGCGCGTTCACGAGAAAGGCGCGGCGCTTTGA
- the hflK gene encoding FtsH protease activity modulator HflK yields the protein MARMVNMSGKVVELPRFEGRWLRWIAIGAVVAWFLLSSFYTVDADEVGVIQRFGKYVETMQPGLHMKIPFGIETVKKVKVQRVLKEEFGYRTQAPGVRSTYDQGDFSSESLMLTGDLSCALVEWIVQYRIKDPKAYLFHVRDITGTIRDLTQSAMRQVVGDHSVDEVIITNRQEISLEVRDLLQQLLDHTETGVDIVTVNLQDVNPPGPVQPAFNAVNEAKQERERIINEALEAYNKVIPQAQGEAEQLLRQAEGYSVNRVNRARGDADKFLAIWQEYSRARDVTRRRMYLETMLEVMPRVKEVYIIDDKQSNLIPLLQLRGLEKGGQP from the coding sequence ATGGCGCGTATGGTAAACATGAGCGGCAAAGTCGTCGAATTGCCGCGCTTTGAAGGCCGCTGGCTGCGTTGGATCGCGATCGGCGCGGTGGTCGCATGGTTTTTACTCTCGTCATTCTACACCGTTGATGCCGATGAAGTCGGCGTGATCCAGCGCTTTGGCAAGTATGTTGAGACGATGCAGCCCGGGCTGCACATGAAGATCCCGTTTGGCATTGAAACGGTGAAAAAGGTGAAAGTGCAGCGGGTGCTCAAGGAGGAATTCGGCTATCGCACGCAGGCGCCGGGCGTGCGCTCGACCTACGATCAGGGCGATTTCAGCTCCGAGTCGCTGATGTTGACCGGCGACCTGAGCTGCGCGCTGGTGGAGTGGATCGTGCAGTATCGCATCAAGGACCCCAAGGCCTATCTCTTTCATGTGCGTGACATCACCGGCACCATCCGTGACCTGACGCAATCGGCGATGCGGCAGGTGGTGGGCGATCACAGCGTCGATGAAGTCATCATCACCAACCGCCAGGAGATTTCGCTGGAGGTTCGCGATCTGCTGCAGCAACTGCTCGATCACACCGAAACCGGCGTCGATATCGTGACCGTCAATCTGCAGGACGTCAACCCGCCCGGGCCGGTGCAGCCGGCGTTCAATGCCGTCAACGAAGCCAAGCAGGAACGCGAACGCATCATCAACGAGGCGCTGGAAGCTTACAACAAGGTGATTCCGCAAGCCCAGGGCGAAGCCGAGCAACTGCTGCGGCAGGCGGAGGGTTACAGCGTTAATCGTGTCAACCGTGCCCGCGGCGACGCCGACAAGTTTCTCGCGATTTGGCAGGAATACAGCCGCGCCCGCGACGTCACCCGGCGCCGCATGTACCTGGAAACAATGCTCGAAGTCATGCCGCGCGTCAAGGAAGTTTACATCATCGATGACAAGCAAAGCAATTTGATTCCCCTGTTGCAGTTGCGCGGCTTGGAGAAAGGAGGTCAGCCATGA
- the hflC gene encoding protease modulator HflC, with protein sequence MNFRRVFLLLAVFVLVLVAGASFYTLGETQQAIITQFGEPIDQPIREAGLHMKVPFIQKVTIFDKRILEWDGAPNQIPTEDKKYIWVNTFARWRIVDPLKFYQSVNNETAAQSRLDDIIDGVTRDIITQSPLIEIVRNSNREMTTIVEGDSGTVEPTVESQEIENITSGRSQIMDRILAKVSEMVPQYGIEVIDIRIKHINYIDDVLRKVYDRMIAERNRIAEKYRSEGQGERAKIDGQREKDLQTITSQAYKQAQQIKGEADGRAAKIYADAYNRDPEFYSFLQTLDSYRTTLNQNSTLFLKTDSDFLKYLKSTAPR encoded by the coding sequence ATGAACTTCCGTCGCGTATTTCTGCTGCTGGCGGTGTTCGTGCTGGTGTTGGTGGCCGGCGCTTCCTTCTACACGTTGGGTGAAACGCAGCAGGCCATCATCACCCAGTTCGGTGAACCGATCGACCAGCCGATTCGCGAGGCCGGCCTGCATATGAAGGTGCCCTTCATCCAGAAAGTCACGATTTTCGACAAGCGCATACTCGAATGGGACGGCGCGCCCAATCAAATTCCGACGGAGGACAAGAAGTACATCTGGGTCAACACCTTTGCGCGCTGGCGCATCGTTGATCCGCTGAAATTCTACCAATCCGTCAACAACGAAACCGCCGCGCAAAGCCGGCTGGATGACATCATCGACGGCGTCACCCGCGATATCATCACACAAAGCCCGCTGATCGAAATCGTGCGCAACAGCAACCGCGAGATGACCACCATCGTCGAGGGCGACTCCGGCACGGTCGAGCCCACGGTCGAATCGCAGGAAATCGAGAATATCACCAGCGGCCGCAGCCAAATCATGGATCGCATTCTCGCCAAGGTGAGCGAGATGGTGCCGCAATACGGCATCGAAGTCATCGACATCCGCATCAAACACATCAACTACATCGATGATGTGCTGCGCAAAGTCTACGATCGCATGATTGCCGAACGCAATCGCATTGCCGAGAAATACCGCTCTGAAGGCCAGGGCGAACGCGCCAAGATCGACGGCCAGCGCGAGAAGGATTTGCAGACCATCACCTCGCAAGCCTACAAGCAGGCGCAGCAGATCAAAGGCGAGGCCGATGGCCGGGCCGCCAAGATCTATGCCGACGCCTACAATCGCGATCCGGAGTTCTATTCCTTTCTGCAGACGCTGGATTCGTATCGCACGACGCTCAACCAAAACAGCACGCTGTTCTTGAAGACCGATTCGGATTTCCTCAAGTATCTCAAGAGTACCGCGCCGCGCTGA
- a CDS encoding N(4)-(beta-N-acetylglucosaminyl)-L-asparaginase encodes MSNKLSRRDFIKTASGVGAAIAAVAGFPAIVTSKTRRLTRPGGKLPVLVCSRGEDWGRKTNGPGWEILSGGGNVLDAVEKAANVTELDPEDTSVGYGGLPNEDGVVQLDASCMYGPTYKAGCVAALEGIKTPSSVARLVMERTDHMMLVGPGAQRFAIMHGFQVENLLTEQARLIWLKWKETHSDQDDWLPPADGIYRDRTGRTNGTINVLGVDDKGDVAGITTTSGLAYKISGRVGDSPIIGAGLYVDNEVGAAGATGRGEEVIRTCGSFYVVSLMRQGLSPTQACVEACRRIIEINKKLGTPIDFYDKFVAVNKKGEVGCAAIAYPQGRKHEVAFTNPDGFTAMEGELVKP; translated from the coding sequence ATGAGCAACAAGCTGTCACGGCGCGACTTCATCAAGACCGCCTCCGGCGTGGGCGCGGCGATTGCCGCGGTGGCGGGTTTTCCCGCGATTGTCACGAGCAAAACCAGAAGGCTCACGCGGCCCGGCGGCAAACTGCCGGTGCTGGTCTGCAGCCGCGGCGAGGATTGGGGCCGGAAAACCAACGGCCCGGGTTGGGAAATTCTCAGCGGCGGCGGCAACGTGCTCGATGCGGTCGAGAAAGCCGCGAATGTCACCGAGCTTGATCCTGAGGATACCAGCGTGGGCTACGGCGGCCTGCCGAACGAAGACGGCGTGGTGCAACTCGATGCCTCCTGCATGTACGGCCCGACCTACAAGGCCGGCTGCGTGGCCGCGCTGGAAGGCATTAAAACGCCGAGCAGTGTGGCACGCTTGGTGATGGAACGCACCGATCACATGATGCTCGTGGGACCCGGCGCACAGCGCTTTGCGATCATGCACGGCTTTCAGGTTGAAAATCTGCTCACTGAACAGGCGCGCTTGATCTGGCTCAAGTGGAAGGAGACCCACAGCGATCAAGACGACTGGTTGCCGCCGGCCGATGGCATCTATCGTGATCGCACCGGCCGCACCAACGGCACCATCAACGTGCTGGGCGTCGATGACAAGGGCGATGTCGCCGGCATCACCACCACCAGTGGGCTTGCTTACAAGATCTCCGGGCGGGTTGGCGATTCACCCATCATCGGTGCGGGATTGTATGTCGACAATGAAGTCGGTGCCGCCGGCGCCACCGGCCGCGGCGAGGAAGTGATTCGCACGTGCGGGAGTTTCTATGTGGTGTCTTTGATGCGGCAGGGCCTGTCGCCGACGCAGGCGTGCGTGGAAGCGTGCCGGCGGATTATCGAGATCAACAAAAAGCTCGGCACCCCCATCGATTTTTATGACAAATTCGTGGCGGTGAACAAGAAAGGCGAAGTGGGCTGTGCCGCGATTGCCTATCCCCAGGGTCGCAAGCATGAAGTGGCTTTCACCAATCCCGACGGCTTCACCGCGATGGAGGGCGAATTGGTGAAGCCTTGA
- a CDS encoding GNAT family N-acetyltransferase — MKTELQQIDQLDEAQSSELHQLFQAEWWTKGRTLEDTRRMLKQCDLIVAFCEPEGRKLAVFSRVLTDFVYKAFIFDVIVAAPYRRSGTGRALLEAIVQHPDLQQVRHLELYCLPELVPFYEKWGFSSQSDKLAFMRRTQS, encoded by the coding sequence ATGAAGACAGAACTCCAACAGATCGATCAACTCGATGAGGCACAAAGCTCAGAACTGCATCAGCTCTTTCAAGCAGAGTGGTGGACCAAAGGCCGGACTTTGGAAGATACGCGCCGCATGCTCAAGCAGTGCGACTTGATTGTCGCTTTCTGCGAACCAGAAGGCAGAAAGTTGGCGGTTTTCAGCCGCGTGCTTACGGATTTCGTTTACAAGGCCTTCATCTTTGATGTCATCGTGGCGGCGCCCTACCGCCGATCGGGGACGGGCCGCGCCCTGCTCGAGGCCATCGTGCAGCATCCCGACCTGCAACAGGTGAGACACCTCGAATTGTACTGCCTGCCGGAATTGGTTCCTTTTTATGAAAAGTGGGGATTCAGCAGTCAATCGGACAAGTTGGCGTTTATGCGACGAACCCAATCATGA
- a CDS encoding aminopeptidase P N-terminal domain-containing protein: MKWQHTAAFFSILLLSSSLPAQTPQHWQAHRTAFMRHLSAKSIALFKASEEVIRNGDVEHDYRQDSNFYYLTGGTEPDTKLLLVPAGLVVPEHTQPATEILFVRPRYPHAEMWDGPRLGVAGAQSALGFRVVLSMAEFDRIYRTALAAADTLYLETGRAEQHRRTSPAADSTHSALETLLGVKLQNPGRILQRLREVKSPAEIALLRRAIAITCAAQREVMASAQTGMREYELQAMLEYVFTKNGSPRLGFPSIVGAGPNSCILHYRAGDRQVQAGDLVVIDIGAEYGMYTADVTRTIPISGKFTNEQAEIYNIVLAAQEAAMALVKPGVRFHDLTAAAVRVIVAGLIKLDILKGSVEENVQAGTYRDFFPHGLSHYLGLDVHDAGTYGPLQAGTVFTIEPGIYISAATAKKHGLPEGYANLGVRIEDDILVKENGYENLSAGAPRGVAEIEALMAQRGQFEKLAE, encoded by the coding sequence ATGAAATGGCAGCACACCGCAGCATTTTTTTCAATTCTTCTCCTTTCGTCCTCCCTCCCGGCGCAAACGCCACAGCACTGGCAGGCGCACCGCACCGCTTTCATGCGGCATCTCAGTGCCAAAAGCATTGCCCTGTTCAAAGCGAGTGAGGAAGTCATTCGCAACGGCGATGTGGAACACGATTACCGCCAGGACAGCAATTTTTACTATCTCACCGGAGGCACTGAGCCAGATACGAAACTGCTGCTGGTGCCGGCCGGCCTCGTCGTGCCGGAACACACCCAGCCGGCGACTGAAATCCTGTTTGTGCGGCCGCGGTATCCCCACGCCGAAATGTGGGACGGCCCGCGCCTGGGCGTGGCAGGCGCGCAGAGTGCGTTGGGCTTCCGCGTGGTTTTGAGCATGGCGGAATTCGACCGGATCTATCGCACTGCGCTGGCTGCCGCCGATACGTTGTATTTGGAGACCGGCCGCGCGGAACAACACCGCCGCACCTCACCGGCGGCTGATTCCACGCACAGCGCGCTGGAGACGCTGTTGGGCGTCAAGCTGCAGAATCCCGGCAGGATTCTGCAGCGCTTGCGTGAAGTCAAATCACCCGCGGAAATTGCGCTGTTGCGCCGCGCGATTGCCATCACCTGCGCGGCGCAGCGCGAAGTAATGGCCTCGGCGCAAACCGGCATGCGCGAATATGAATTGCAGGCGATGCTCGAGTACGTCTTCACCAAAAACGGCAGCCCGCGTCTGGGCTTTCCCTCCATCGTCGGCGCAGGGCCCAACTCCTGCATCCTGCACTATCGCGCCGGCGACCGCCAAGTGCAAGCCGGCGATCTGGTGGTGATCGACATCGGCGCGGAATACGGCATGTACACTGCGGACGTCACGCGCACGATTCCGATCAGCGGCAAATTCACCAACGAGCAGGCAGAGATTTACAATATCGTGCTGGCTGCGCAAGAGGCGGCCATGGCGCTGGTCAAGCCCGGTGTCCGCTTCCACGACTTGACCGCCGCCGCCGTGCGCGTGATTGTCGCCGGCTTGATCAAACTCGACATTCTCAAAGGCAGCGTCGAGGAAAACGTGCAAGCCGGAACTTATCGTGATTTCTTCCCGCATGGCCTGAGCCACTACCTCGGCCTCGATGTGCACGACGCCGGCACGTACGGCCCGCTGCAGGCCGGCACGGTCTTCACGATCGAGCCGGGCATTTACATATCTGCCGCCACCGCAAAAAAGCATGGTTTACCGGAGGGCTACGCCAATCTCGGCGTGCGCATCGAAGATGACATTTTGGTGAAGGAGAATGGTTATGAAAACCTCTCGGCCGGCGCGCCGCGGGGCGTGGCTGAGATTGAAGCTTTGATGGCGCAAAGGGGCCAATTCGAAAAGCTGGCGGAATGA